A genomic segment from Garra rufa chromosome 5, GarRuf1.0, whole genome shotgun sequence encodes:
- the hook3 gene encoding protein Hook homolog 3, which yields MSTLETLDRVELCESLLTWIQTFGVEAPCSAVDEMTSGEAMAQVLQKIDAMYFTDAWISRIKPDVGDNWRLKISNLKKILKGILDYNHEVLGQQINDFTLPDVNLIAEHSDAAELGRMLQLILGCAVNCEQKQEYIQTIMMMEESVQHVVMTAIQELMSKETPVSTGNDSYADLDRQLKKTVEELNDAMATKEEIAQRCHELDMQAYLVQEERDRLRLECIDLEERVAALQEEKSSLLAENQVLMERLNQSDSIEDLNSPAGRRHLQLQTQLEQLQEETFRLEAAKDDYRIRCEELEKELMEVRGQNEELTSLAEEAQSLKDEMDVLRHSSDKVSKLEAQVEAYKKKLEDLGDLRRQVKLLEEKNTSYMQNTVTLEEDLRKANAARGQLETYKRQVVELQNKLSEESKKADKMEFEYKRVKEKVDSLQKEKDVRKRLDLSSSAASSAGHIMSSAPNTPSSVSVVHTVSLLLLLLQTVLMKRKCQEHLEKLRDATNELQKKSSVIEDLENKHTSGVQKIEELEDALKKKDEDMKQMEERYKKYLEKAKSVIRTLDPKQNQGSAPEVQALKNQLQERERMFHSLEKEYDKTKCQRDQEEKLIVSAWYNMGMALQKKAAEDRLANTGSGQSFLARQRQATSSRRSYPGHVQPTAASDVKA from the exons ATGAGCACACTGGAGACTCTGGATCGAGTGGAGTTGTGTGAAAGTCTCCTGACATGG ATCCAGACGTTCGGTGTGGAGGCGCCGTGTTCAGCGGTGGATGAGATGACCAGCGGAGAGGCAATGGCACAAGTCCTGCAGAAAAT TGATGCCATGTATTTCACGGACGCTTGGATCAGTCGTATTAAACCTGATGTTGGAGACAACTGGAGGTTAAAG atcagcaatttaaagaaaatattaaaagGTATTCTGGATTACAACCATGAG GTGTTGGGGCAGCAGATCAATGATTTCACTCTTCCAGACGTCAATCTCATCGCAGAACATTCAGATGCAGCTGAACTGGGCCGAATGTTGCAGCTCATCCTGGGCTGCGCTGTCAACTGCGAACAGAAACAAG AATATATCCAGACCATCATGATGATGGAGGAGTCGGTGCAGCATGTGGTCATGACGGCCATCCAGGAG CTGATGAGTAAAGAGACGCCCGTGTCCACAGGAAACGACTCGTACGCCGATCTGGACCGACAG TTGAAGAAGACGGTGGAGGAGCTGAACGACGCTATGGCCACTAAAGAGGAGATCGCTCAGAGATGTCACGAGCTGGACATGCAG GCCTACCTCGTCCAAGAGGAGAGAGATAGACTGAGGTTAGAATGTATTGATCTAGAAGAGAGG GTGGCAGCTCTCCAGGAAGAGAAGAGCAGTCTGCTGGCCGAAAACCAGGTGCTGATGGAGCGGCTCAACCAGTCGGACTCCATCGAGGATCTGAACAGCCCGGCGGGACGCAGACACCTGCAGCTTCAGACACAGCTGGAGCAGCTGCAGGAGGAGACCTTCAG ATTGGAGGCGGCTAAAGACGATTACCGCATCCGCTGTGAGGAGCTGGAGAAGGAGCTGATGGAGGTCAGAGGTCAGAATGAGGAGCTGACATCTCTGGCTGAGGAGGCGCAGTCGCTCAAAGACGAGATGGACGTGTTGAG acacTCGTCTGATAAAGTGTCCAAGCTGGAGGCTCAGGTGGAGGCGTATAAGAAGAAGCTGGAGGATCTGGGCGATCTGAGACGGCAGGTGAAGCTGCTGGAGGAGAAGAACACCAGCTACATGCAGAACACCGTCACGCTGGAGGAAGATCTGCGCAAGGCTAACGCTGCTCGAGGACAGCTGGAGACCTACAAGAGACAG GTGGTGGAGCTTCAGAACAAGCTCTCGGAGGAGTCCAAGAAAGCCGATAAGATGGAGTTTGAGTATAAACGAGTCAAGGAGAAAGTCGACTCTCTTCAGAAAGAGAAAGATGTAAGAAAACGGCTCGATTTA TCGAGCTCAGCGGCGTCCTCTGCTGGACACATCATGAGCAGTGCCCCAAACACTCCCTCCAGCGTCTCAGTAGTGCACACTGT ATCTCTGCTTCTTCTCCTGCTTCAGACGGTCCTGATGAAGAGGAAGTGTCAGGAACATCT agagaaattaagagacGCCACTAACGAGCTTCAGAAGAAGAGCTCCGTGATTGAAGATCTGGAGAACAAACACACTTCTGGTG TTCAGAAGATTGAAGAGCTGGAGGAcgcgctgaagaagaaggatgaAGATATGAAACAGATGGAGGAGAGATACAAGAAATACCTGGAGAAAGCCAAGAGC GTCATTCGTACGCTGGACCCCAAACAGAATCAAGGTTCTGCTCCTGAAGTTCAGGCTCTGAAGAACCAGCTGCAGGAGCGAGAGAGGATGTTCCACTCACTCGag AAGGAGTATGACAAGACAAAGTGTCAGAGAGACCAGGAGGAGAAACTCATCGTATCTGCCTGGTATAACATG ggaATGGCGCTGCAGAAGAAAGCGGCTGAGGACCGGTTGGCCAACACGGGTTCGGGTCAGTCCTTCCTGGCGCGTCAGAGACAGGCCACCAGCAGCCGCCGCTCGTATCCGGGTCACGTGCAGCCCACCGCAGCCAG TGATGTTAAAGCATGA
- the LOC141334956 gene encoding metalloprotease TIKI1-like, whose translation MTDCRDGITGWFVSEGLCLDLTGGYHSSSTLLFLHCAQISQINSSVITRTPSVSQKQSLLLSNHAAERGGGDRSAFPSQSHGGSVKRMDRQIEGDTGNPSVSPVLHSSRRSSWRSGELTDEDAPLEPFLHESRDLQEDEDLRLLLPDSLELLEKVEHKLKKKRRNKQKKQRHRQFNDLWVRMEESVTAEAPPPVVRIINGYITVQTHPQEHGRANQHRTFSGSSSSSPALTVTALCVQILLLLL comes from the exons ATGACTGACTGTAGAGATGGAATCACAGGATGGTTTGTCTCTGAGGGATTGTGTCTTGATCTCACGGGTGGCTATCATTCGTCATCAACGCTCCTGTTCCTGCACTGTGCTCAGATCAGTCAGATTAACTCGTCCGTCATCACTAGAACACCATCCGTCTCACAGAAACAATCCCTGCTTCTATCAAACCACGCTGCAGAACGTGGAGGCGGCGACAGGAGCGCGTTTCCATCTCAATCTCACGGCGGCTCGGTCAAACGAATGGACCGGCAGATTGAAGGAGACACCGGAAACCCGAG CGTTTCTCCTGTCCTTCACAGCAGCAGAAGGTCCAGCTGGAGGTCAGGAGAGCTGACGGATGAAGACGCCCCGCTGGAGCCGTTCCTCCACGAGAGCCGAGATCTTCAGGAGGACGAGGACCTGCGGCTCCTGCTGCCCGACAGTCTAGAGCTCCTGGAGAAAGTGGAGCACAAGCTGAAGAAGAAACGCCGCAACAAGCAGAAGAAGCAGCGCCATCGGCAGTTCAACGACCTCTGGGTGCGGATGGAGGAGAG TGTAACGGCCGAGGCTCCGCCTCCTGTCGTCCGCATCATCAACGGTTACATCACAGTCCAGACACACCCACAGGAGCACGGCAGAGCCAATCAGCACAGGACGTTCTCAGGCTCCTCCTCCTCAAGCCCCGCCCTCACTGTGACGGCTCTGTGTGTTCAGATCCTGCTGCTGCTTTTATAA